The following proteins are encoded in a genomic region of Arachis stenosperma cultivar V10309 chromosome 4, arast.V10309.gnm1.PFL2, whole genome shotgun sequence:
- the LOC130974599 gene encoding CASP-like protein 2B1 translates to MTQRFVNYLGVGVSLGTVPLYHSTNLKLLDKRIKIADLVLRFMILGLGVVATVLIGNDSQVKVFFSFEKEAKFTDVKALVFLVVANGLAAGYSLIQGLRCVVSLVRGSVLFNKPLAWAIFSADQLILGT, encoded by the exons ATGACACAGCGTTTTG ttaattatttgGGTGTAGGTGTTAGTCTTGGAACAGTTCCACTGTACCATAGCACAAACCTGAAATTGTTGGATAAGAGGATCAAGATAGCTGATTTGGTGTTAAGGTTTATGATTCTTGGTCTTGGAGTTGTTGCAACTGTTCTTATTGGAAATGATTCACAGGTGAAGGTGTTTTTCTCCTTTGAGAAGGAAGCTAAATTCACTGATGTTAAGGCTTTGGT ATTCTTGGTAGTTGCTAATGGTTTGGCTGCTGGATACTCTTTGATTCAAGGACTCCGTTGTGTTGTGAGTTTGGTTAGGGGAAGTGTTCTCTTCAACAAGCCCTTAGCTTGGGCCATTTTCTCTGCTGATCAG CTAATTTTAGGTACTTAA